Part of the Henckelia pumila isolate YLH828 chromosome 2, ASM3356847v2, whole genome shotgun sequence genome is shown below.
GTGCGACAATAATTTTTCTGACTAAATGTTAGAGTTCATTTACGAAGCTGGGGTTTCGAATGAATGTTTAGTTAGTATGAAGTCAGAAGCTTGAAGTTTGAAGTAAGATGTTGGGAAAGGAAATGGACGAAGACGACacttatttatgttttatttaatatagtttttttaaacaaaaatatatagttttttataccataaaaattatttggtaaTATTGATGAGGGGTATTTACGTCATAAAAAATTTGTACACACTTTTATCCTTAAAACAAAAATCACACcaaacaaaatcaaatcttatcatcattACTAACTATCACTACATACTGTTTTTCCAAAGCAagacaaaaaattttaattccGAATAATATTTAACGCAGAATTCCAAAAGGAAATGATGTAGACAATATTGAACTGGATAAATGTATTCTTCTCAAAGATTTTTATGTGACTATCGAATAGCTTAAAATTATGTAAATTTGTTCCATTACATTAAAGTTTTTGGATTAAAGTGTTGATGTATGTGGCTCAAAACAAAACGAGGAGAAAAATATATGCATCACGAAATAATCGAATCCTTTAGATCCAAGAAAGTCATATGTAGCTCACACGGGTATAgacgagttggtaaggcctgaggtgatGTGGGAAAAAATTCTTTAGCATTGCgagttcgatcctcgtgtggagcatattctttGCTGAAATATTATGAGGTATGCTTTGGAGTTGAACATGTTGCTCTCTCCCTGACACTCGTGGAAATATGTCGATTTAAGCTCGCATGAACTAATGAGCCTCCTGACTCATGAGAAATGAGaaatccaaatttttttttttttttttaagaaagtcATATGTAAGAATCGGGCACAGTGTTCAACACCTGGTTCATGTTCAGGCCTGAATCCTGTGTTCTGGGCCCCACTTTGTCTCCCATTTCTTCCACACATTTCCAGCCAAGACATACAAGTGAAATCCATTATCAATCAAGGTGGTTTCTCATCAGAATCGAAGGGCGAAATGGAAACTTTAATGGGGTCTTGTTGGAAGATTTTCTCACTCAAATTCGGGGAGAAAGATAGACTAATTTGGCGGCCAGGTGATGCGTCGCAGAGTAGAAAACAAAACGTGTTTCCTAGGAACCAAAAGCGTGATGTCTTTTTGGGATTCTCGCTTTCAGTCTCGTTTCATCGGAATACTGTTCGCTCAGTTGCGCCATCAAATCAGGTGAGTGATTCATGTTGAATGAGAAAAAAAGTTTAGGTTTCTTTCGATATCTTGTTCTTTATgtttggcattgagttttgTGATTCAAGAATTCAGTATATTAAAAGATTCGAAGGCTAGCTAGCATATGCACAAAAATCCAAGCATTGCGTATTAAATGCATAAAACGATGGGTAGGAATCTTGAATTCTGGATTGATGGCAATTGGCAAACAGAGTTATCTTACTGCAAGTCAATTTTTACTGATTTTGCAGACACTGATCGAAAGTGAAGAAACTGATCAGCTCCTAGTTGCTGGTAATTTTGTTCTCCAGGGGTTTTTGTACTTGTACAGATTATACTTTGATTTCTTGTTCAAACCTGGCTTCTTTTGCCATGCAGACCAGCCCAAAACCGTCCATGTGCGATTTAAATTAACCAAGGAATGTGCATTTGGCCAACACTTTGTGGTAGTAGGGGATGATCCATGCTTGGGGTTGTGGGATCCGTCCGATGGAGTGCGGTTCGATTGGTCCGATGGGCATTTATGGACTGCAGAATTGGTAAGAAAGAATCTACCCGTGACGTGTTTGGAATGGtttataaaaattcttacaaatGATTCTCTCATGCACGATCAGGTTAATTACTCTTTCTTTATGAGTTAACAGGATGTACCCTGTGGCAAAGTGATCAAGTACAAGTTCATACTGAAATTGAATGACAATACTATTCATTGGCAACCGGGGCCTGATAGAATTCTTGAAACATGGGAGACAGAAAAGACTATAATTGTTTTTGAAGATTGGGATCATCCCGAATTCCAGGATATTGCAGAGGAAGAATCCATAGCTGATCTAAATGATGAGAAGTCTTTGATCAATTCAGAATTGCCTGCGGTTTCCGAAAATTCAAGCGAGACAAAACAAGATGAAGGGACCAATGCGGAAAAGCAACTTGTTGCCACTAATGTGCGTTCTAGTCTTGATGAAAAGGTGAAACATGATTCAAATACAAACATGAATTACTCGAAGCATGAAGAAAGGGGGTTTTTCGACCCTACAGAGGAGGAAGAAAGGGACGATTTAGAGCAAGAGGCTCCTGTAAGTTCTGTTCTATTGCCGGGCTTGATTCCAGTGCTAACAGATGAGACAGATAAAGAATCTCCAAATGAAGTGAAAGACGAGGAGGTAAATGCTTGACAATAACACTTTTAGAATTTTTGTTTCTTGTAACAATGGTTTGACATGGAGTGAATAAACACAAAGATTAAAGAAGCCATTTTCCGCTTAAATTGTGGATATAGCCTTACAAAGAACTTGAATCGGTCACTTCTCCAGTGTTAGTTTTTGCATACAACCATCCTATTATCTGTGGAGTTGCAGTCTATATAAACATGAACTCTTCTATTACATACTTGGTGTCTCCGTATATCTCATTTTGTCTGTGAATTACTACTATTATTCAGCTCAAAGATGCACGCAACTCAGCCTCCTTGAGTTATACAGAAACTAGTAAGGTGGTGATGGAGAACGAGAAAGGATTCCACGGGAAAGAGCAGCTTGAAATCTTGGAAGGTGACAGGCGATGGGGTAGAGGAATGGTTAAgaaatttcttgatattttgtTCAGACTCTAATTTTGCTATTGGCTGTGTTTTCAACCAGAAAGCAGCGATTTGAGGTGGAATATTCAATTCTATTCTGTAAATAATTTAGGAGAGCCATTTTAGGACAATGAATCTGTCCATGTGATTTCTGATTCTAACGCCAAATACTTAGATGCACGATATATGTTAGTCTGTGGGACAACACAATTCCCTAATTATTACACTTGAGGACATGCGAAAACATTTTATGAGCTTCAAGTCAATCCCTTGGTGTCAAGGGATCTACCAGTAATCTTTACAAGAACAAACTCCATCTTTAAAATGATGAAACCGGCTTCGATCTCTAACAACAATCTCCCGATCAAAAATCTTTGATGTCAGCTTTATTGCAAGGTGGCAATCTGCACAAATCCTCAAGTTCTTCAAGATTCTAATTGGAGTCCCTGGTGGAGTATTAATCAACACAAATGCAATAGCAATCTTCTCGCTATGATACGACAATGCCGtctccttctcttcttcttctatgTCAGCAAGCACATTCGATGTATGAGGTGAATAGCCTTCCAGTTTCAGCAGCCTGGTCATCTCTAAAAGCATTGCATAAATGGCCTCAGTTTGAGGATGAGACACATCCCCCATGACAAACTCATGCATGTTATTTCCTAACTCAACAAGACTATAACCAGGCACTTTGCTTACACCTTCATTAAGCATTGTTGTTCTAACATTGTGAACCTCCGACCACCGTCTTTCTGATGCATAAAGGTTTGAAAGAAGCACAAAATCTCCACAGTGTTTAGGCTCCAACCTTTTGAGCTCATCTCTTGCAACTTCTGCTATTTCTAAATTCCCTCGTAAAGCACATGCACCTAGTAATGTTCTCCAGATTACCGCATTAGGTTCCACAGGCATTTCAAGTATATATTTATAAGCTTGTTTCACTAAGCCTGCCCGGCCGAGTAAATCAACCATACAACCATAATGTTCAATTTTTGGAACAATTCCAAATTCCTTTTTCATCCTCTCAAAGTAGGCAAATCCCTCATTTACCATTCCGCAATGGCTACAAGCATATAATACACCAACAAAAGTAATTTCACTGGGAAGAAACCCGTGCATCTCCATTTCCTTGAAAATATCAAGTGCTTCATTGCCAAATCCATTGACAGCCAATCCCACAATCAGTGACGTCCATGACACCACACTCCTCTCCTCTAACACGTCAAAGACCATTTTTGCCTCCCTAATGTTCCCACATTTGGCATAAAGAACCAGAAGTGCATTTGCAGCATGTAAATTTTTGTCCAGACCGACCTTCATCATGTAAACATGGGCCCTTCTGCTCAAAGTCAAAGCACCAAGCTCAGCACAAGCGGTAAGCAAACTAACCAAAGTGAACCCATCTGGTTTTACACCATCCAACACCATTTTCCTGTAAAGGGTTAATGTCTCATTAGGTCTGCTATTCAAAGCGTACCCATTGATAACCGAATTCCAAGCCACAAGATTTTTTTCAGGCATGGTTTCGAACAGCTGAAGAGCACTGTCTGCCCGACCACAGGCACCATAGAAATGAACCAACGAATTCTGCACAAACACCAATGACTCGAACCCATCTTTCACTGCACAGCAATGTACCTTCTCACCATCACTAAGGAGCATAAGTTTAGCTATGGCTTTAAGAAGAAAAGGATACGTGTGAGTGTCGGGATCCATCAACCTCACACGAAACTGTCGGTATATATCCAAAGCTGGAGATGGGTTTTCACTCTCAGCATAGCCTCTGATCATTGTATCCCAAGTGAAGATATTTGGAAGGGATATTTGGTCGAACAAAACTCGGGCATATGACATGGGTCCTGAGAGCGAAACCAAGGTAAATATCAAGTGTTTGCCCATGTCTGGACTTGAAAGAGGGACGCCATGCCGTATGGAAAAGGCGTGAACTTGCTTCAGTTTCGAGACAGAGGAGGCGCATGACAGCAAGAGAGCGATGCATTGCTTCAGAATGTAAGGTTTCTTATAGCTGTTGTCAAGCAATTTGGTTGATGAGCGATCAATC
Proteins encoded:
- the LOC140881282 gene encoding pentatricopeptide repeat-containing protein At4g21065; this translates as MIDRSSTKLLDNSYKKPYILKQCIALLLSCASSVSKLKQVHAFSIRHGVPLSSPDMGKHLIFTLVSLSGPMSYARVLFDQISLPNIFTWDTMIRGYAESENPSPALDIYRQFRVRLMDPDTHTYPFLLKAIAKLMLLSDGEKVHCCAVKDGFESLVFVQNSLVHFYGACGRADSALQLFETMPEKNLVAWNSVINGYALNSRPNETLTLYRKMVLDGVKPDGFTLVSLLTACAELGALTLSRRAHVYMMKVGLDKNLHAANALLVLYAKCGNIREAKMVFDVLEERSVVSWTSLIVGLAVNGFGNEALDIFKEMEMHGFLPSEITFVGVLYACSHCGMVNEGFAYFERMKKEFGIVPKIEHYGCMVDLLGRAGLVKQAYKYILEMPVEPNAVIWRTLLGACALRGNLEIAEVARDELKRLEPKHCGDFVLLSNLYASERRWSEVHNVRTTMLNEGVSKVPGYSLVELGNNMHEFVMGDVSHPQTEAIYAMLLEMTRLLKLEGYSPHTSNVLADIEEEEKETALSYHSEKIAIAFVLINTPPGTPIRILKNLRICADCHLAIKLTSKIFDREIVVRDRSRFHHFKDGVCSCKDYW
- the LOC140881284 gene encoding uncharacterized protein, with translation METLMGSCWKIFSLKFGEKDRLIWRPGDASQSRKQNVFPRNQKRDVFLGFSLSVSFHRNTVRSVAPSNQTLIESEETDQLLVADQPKTVHVRFKLTKECAFGQHFVVVGDDPCLGLWDPSDGVRFDWSDGHLWTAELDVPCGKVIKYKFILKLNDNTIHWQPGPDRILETWETEKTIIVFEDWDHPEFQDIAEEESIADLNDEKSLINSELPAVSENSSETKQDEGTNAEKQLVATNVRSSLDEKVKHDSNTNMNYSKHEERGFFDPTEEEERDDLEQEAPVSSVLLPGLIPVLTDETDKESPNEVKDEELKDARNSASLSYTETSKVVMENEKGFHGKEQLEILEGDRRWGRGMVKKFLDILFRL